The genomic region GACTCATTTCTTTCCTCTCTTCTTCCTAAGCCGAAACCTTATGCCTACTTATTGGTCACGTAGAAGCCAAGTTCGTAACCCTCATCTCCACAAACTATACACAAAAAGACAATCCAAATTTTTGGCAAGTACTTCAAAGTAAAGTAAAAAAAAGAAAAATTTACTAGAAGAAGAGTAAAAGGAAAGAAAAGGAAATTAGCTGCGAGACTGAGGAAGAAGACATGGACTTGGGTTAGCTCGCTGGTCAGAAAAGAAAAGATAACCAAGAGTATGGCGTCGATGCTGACCTCGCTTCTTTGATTCAACCAAGAAATTAGGATCTCTCTCTTTTCCTTATCTTCTTCTTCTTCTTCCACCTATACATATATAAATGGCCTCCGCTCCTCTACTTCACGCGCGTTGCGGTTACTCGCCGAGATTCAGTTGCAGCAGTGCTCGTCGGAATGGTGGTGGAGCTCTAGGTTCGTCGCCGTCGTCGTCTTCGTCGTCGTGTTGCTCTTCTTCGTATTTGGCCTTCTCTTCCGGTAATTGAAACGATTAACTTTTTCAATTGCAGAAGTTTGCTTAATTTTGTGGAAATTAGGCGATTGATTATGATTTTGATTTTGAATTTTCAGGAGCGTATAATAGTTGGAGGAATCAAGGACTGAGAGCTCACGCTATGACGAGTCAGGGAGGTTTCGCTTCTTCCTCCAGAGGTGTTGCCAGTGCGGAGAAGAAGCCTGATCATCTTCTTGTACTTGTTCATGGCATATTGGCTAGGTATGTGTTCTTCCAACTCTCCAAAATGAGCTTCGTAGTCTCGAAAGCGGCTAGAAATTTAATTTAATTGATTGTGTTGGATAGAGATTGGTCATGTATGCTTTTGAGTGAGATGAGTGTTGTTTGTGTTGTGAATATATCCAATAGAATTGTGGAAGTATGAGTTTTGTGAGGTCATGGTCTAAATTTTCGGATTTATGTAAGGTTGAGATTCGGTGATTGATTATGTTTTGGTTTATGTAGTTCTTTGGTTTTCCGCCTGAATTGATGTTGAATTTAACTGATTCTTAGTAATGCAGCCCGAGTGATTGGACATATGTGGAAGTGGAGTTACGAAAGCGTCTAGGCAGGAACTTTTTAATCTATGGTAAATTGATCTCGCTTTGCTTCAAATATGTGGAACTTACTTTCAGCTTATGTTAGTTTCAAATGTGTAGACTTAATAAGTTATGAGAACAGTAATAAACAGAGTACTGTTCAAAAAAGGTAGTTGTGAGATCGAGAACTGTCAGACTAAGCAGGACAATGAGAAATCTGGACTGAAATTCTAGTATCTTTATTTATATTCTGGGAAGAAAATGTGTTATGTCACTAAGGTTCTTGGCTTATATGATTGCTTTATAAGCTTAACTATGCGAGTTTTAACATCATGCTTACTGTATTTCAGCAAGTTCATGTAACATGTACACTAAAACTTTTACCGGGATTGATGGAGCTGGAAAGAGACTGGCAGATGAAGTGAGTTTTGAAATCTACCAGCCACTATTTGTAAAATTTACTCTTTACTTATAAATCATGTTACCTGTGGCATGTTGAAAAATAAACATCCTTGCATAACCTTGGAAATTTTTTGATTGACAGGTCATGCAAGTTGTGCAAAAGACAGATAGCCTGAAGAAAATCTCATTTTTAGCCCATTCTCTGGGGGGTTTGTTTGCAAGATACGCAATATCTGTTCTTTACAGACCCAATGATATTCCCGATTCAGCTCTTGTAAATTCAAAAGAAACATACCCTTTGAGACGAGGAAAGATTGCCGGTTTGGAGCCAATCAATTTTGTAACATTGGCGACCCCACATCTTGGGGTGAGGGGGAAAAAGCAGGTAACTTTATAATCATTAATTACTTTTACCCTATACTAAGGTGCCATTCTGGGATCTGTTAAGGTGTATTACTTTTTTCCAAAGTCATTCTGACTTGCAACAAACACCCGTATACCTAGGGAACTTAGTAAAGGGATGAGTAGATAGATTAACTTCTCTGATAAAGGATGTTAGCACTGTTATTTATTAGGGACTGTTCACAAGGTTGGTCAGATATTTCACATTATTGGGAGAACAATTGACCATAGTACTGAACTACTGATACTGAGACTTCAATTGCTTTTAACTATTTGATCGCTTCTGTGATGCTTTTTTATGGTAGCCGTCTATGTCTGGTATCTAGGGCTACTTGAACCTAACCTTCACATAGTAAATTTGAATTTATGTATTCTCTTGTTTCTTCAGCTACCATTTCTTTTAGGCGTACCATTTTTAGAAAAGTTGGCTGCACCAATTGCTCCTATTGTTGTTGGTCGAACTGGTAGTCAGCTGTTCCTCACTGATGGTAAACCTGAAAGACCACCACTTCTGTTGAGAATGGCATCTGATTGTGAAGATGGAAATTTTTTGTAAGTCAAGCATTTCATATCAATTACTTTAGGCATTTAATTTCTGGCAAAGTTCTGTTAGGGTTCTGATATGTTTCATTTTGCAGATCAGCATTGGGGTCGTTTAAATCTCGGATTCTTTATGCTAATGTATCTTATGATCGTATCCTCCGGTGTATCATTCATTTTGTAGCAGAATAATATGAATGCCTGAACTTTCAAATTTCCATTCATTAGTCCTCTCTTTTCTATTCCAGTTTCTTTAACATCATACAGATATGGTTGGTTGGCGTACATCATCCATTAGGAGAGAGACAGAAATTTTGAAGGTGACAGTTGATATAGTCATAGTTTGTAGCTTCTGTAAATTTATGCTTCTATTGCCAAAATCAGGATAATTTGTTTATGGATTCATGGCCATCATGTTTGTGAAGGGTAAATGTTTTAGCTTTTGATAATTCAAATAGTGAATGCACCCTTCAATTTTATCCATCAATCTGATGTTTTTAACATTATTTGCAGCCTCCTCGACGGTCTTTGGTTGGCTACAAGCATGTTGTAGATGTAGATTATTGTCCCCCAGTTTCGTCTGACGGCCCCCATTTTCCTCCTGAAGCAGCTAAGGCGAAGGAGGCAGCCCAAAGTAAACCCAACCAACAGAACACCTTGGAATATCATGAAATTGTTGAAGGTAAGTACACAAGTGCCGGCAGATATTCAATATATGATGACATTGATGGAATGCAATCCTTTACATAGCATTGGGTAAAATTTGCTTAGTATTGTTAACAGATGAAATGATAGGAGGCTTACAACAGTTGGGATGGAAAAAAGTTGATGTCAGCTTTCATTCTGCAGCTTGGCCCTTCTTTGCCCACAACAACATTCATGTACTGTTCTAAATCAATCTTCTCCATTGGATTTGCGTCATCTCTTCATTTTCTGATTAAATGGATTTCTCTTTGTAAATCCAGGTGAAAAATGAATGGCTTCACAATGCTGGTGCTGGAGTGGTTGCACACGTTGCTGACACTCTAAAGCAACAAGAATCGTCCTCCACACTGACCGCCAGCTTATAGGTATAATATGTATGTAAGTGCAGTGATAATGATAGCATGTAGAGAAACATCAAAGTAATGAGATTAGTCAATGAATAATATTGTTGGTCGCTGTTGCATCCTTTTACCTTCATCATTGTTCCCTCATATAGAGCTTGATTTGTGGGAACACATTAGAAGCGTAGTCAGGCGCTGGGTTTTCATATTCGAATGTTTGGAACGAAAGGTGTAAATACACGGAAACAGACATGCATGAGAGATTGAGAGGGATGTTATGCAGAAAGAGTTACAGCAAAAATCAACAATTAACTCTAGTGTTCTTGGTTTCAACTTCTAAGTCGGTCTTATTAGTATTAGCACCCATATATATGTACCATGAATTCAGGTTTCATTCATGACTTGCTCTCAAGTTCCTTATCCTAAACTTGGAAGGGTTCTCATTGACCCATACCATTGGATCGTATTACTCACAGTGAGCCAGTTGTTCATATCACAACACATTGTAAGTTGTAACCCTTACTAGGGGCTTATGTAGCAGGAGGGTCACCCACTATGACTATGGCATGCCTGACTGGCAACCTGAGAAGATCAAGCATATTGTGGAAGTATAAGAACTCACTCTCATGAATGATTAATTTCCAGTTTTGAGAGTTGGTTTTTTGAAAAGTTCTCGATTGTAATTACATCAATACAAATATTGAATCATGTTTGCCTTTCTTGCTGATCCGATGACTTATTGAATGGGATACATTAAGGTGTTGTTCTTGCAAAGCTACAATCTCAAAGGAGTCACAAACGTCACCTCTCAAGTTGTATCATTATGTTCTAACTTCTAAGAGAT from Fragaria vesca subsp. vesca linkage group LG3, FraVesHawaii_1.0, whole genome shotgun sequence harbors:
- the LOC101293468 gene encoding uncharacterized protein LOC101293468, which codes for MASAPLLHARCGYSPRFSCSSARRNGGGALGSSPSSSSSSCCSSSYLAFSSGAYNSWRNQGLRAHAMTSQGGFASSSRGVASAEKKPDHLLVLVHGILASPSDWTYVEVELRKRLGRNFLIYASSCNMYTKTFTGIDGAGKRLADEVMQVVQKTDSLKKISFLAHSLGGLFARYAISVLYRPNDIPDSALVNSKETYPLRRGKIAGLEPINFVTLATPHLGVRGKKQLPFLLGVPFLEKLAAPIAPIVVGRTGSQLFLTDGKPERPPLLLRMASDCEDGNFLSALGSFKSRILYANVSYDHMVGWRTSSIRRETEILKPPRRSLVGYKHVVDVDYCPPVSSDGPHFPPEAAKAKEAAQSKPNQQNTLEYHEIVEDEMIGGLQQLGWKKVDVSFHSAAWPFFAHNNIHVKNEWLHNAGAGVVAHVADTLKQQESSSTLTASL